A genome region from Nitrospirota bacterium includes the following:
- a CDS encoding LuxR C-terminal-related transcriptional regulator, whose product MLSNDGRVRIESVEPLNALTDVRSNLGVLLFTLSLRLMYMNDEARHLTRRLPHSPIATGLIPAIVLDLCDDLSRALRAGAQSGEWQAVQLRRVVDPLADPVLLTGFGLPNPAHSAPGWLLVLMELLPRPANPSPTTACPVLCLTDRERDVVEGLADGLTNKEIATRLQVSPGTVKAHLKRIMHKAGTSTRTGLLAKVWTSLTPLERISRGRIGPST is encoded by the coding sequence ATGTTGTCCAATGACGGACGCGTGCGGATCGAGTCCGTTGAGCCACTCAACGCGCTGACGGATGTCCGATCCAACCTGGGCGTACTCCTGTTTACGCTCTCGCTGCGCTTGATGTACATGAATGACGAAGCCCGTCACCTGACGCGCCGCTTGCCGCATTCTCCGATTGCCACAGGGCTGATTCCCGCGATCGTCCTGGATCTTTGTGATGATCTGTCCCGTGCGCTGAGAGCAGGAGCACAGAGCGGGGAATGGCAGGCTGTTCAACTGCGGCGCGTCGTCGATCCACTGGCGGACCCCGTCCTGCTAACAGGCTTCGGCCTGCCGAACCCGGCGCACTCTGCTCCAGGCTGGCTCCTCGTGTTGATGGAACTCTTGCCGCGTCCCGCGAATCCAAGCCCAACGACCGCTTGCCCGGTCCTTTGCCTCACGGACCGAGAGCGCGACGTGGTCGAAGGCCTGGCTGATGGGTTGACGAACAAGGAAATTGCGACGCGTCTCCAGGTGAGTCCAGGAACCGTCAAGGCACACCTCAAACGCATCATGCACAAAGCGGGGACATCGACGCGAACCGGCTTACTCGCTAAGGTATGGACCTCGCTCACACCGCTGGAGAGGATTTCGCGCGGGAGGATCGGACCGAGCACGTGA
- a CDS encoding retropepsin-like aspartic protease: MRCTGGATGGLLSRFSDDQRRPLRLFSAAWGLFGVLFCTSDLPVALAAVYLCVDAAGQQVLTDRPGQLSGCEAMPVDPALHAGPSALATPPPSSVPRTVIPNDVGSVTEATTALETTGRVITIPVEHMGAVLIVATQLNRSRPARLILDTGASYTILSRAVALDLGLFSDAHTATVTLNTVGGPVQADVVRVESIRVAEAEVRNSLAAIYDLPDAPEGVEGLLGLSFLRQFEVTLDAVQGQLRLGARRQGVTPRINEGREEIGP, from the coding sequence ATGCGATGCACTGGAGGAGCAACGGGCGGTCTTCTCTCACGTTTCAGTGACGATCAGCGACGCCCGCTTCGGTTGTTCTCGGCAGCCTGGGGGCTGTTCGGGGTCCTGTTCTGCACAAGCGACCTGCCGGTGGCCTTAGCCGCTGTGTACCTGTGTGTTGATGCGGCCGGCCAACAGGTCCTGACCGACCGGCCCGGACAACTCTCTGGCTGCGAGGCCATGCCCGTAGACCCGGCTCTGCACGCGGGTCCTTCAGCCCTCGCCACCCCTCCGCCGTCTTCGGTTCCCCGGACAGTGATCCCCAACGATGTTGGGTCCGTGACCGAGGCGACGACGGCTTTGGAGACCACTGGCCGGGTTATCACGATCCCGGTCGAGCACATGGGTGCCGTCTTGATTGTCGCGACTCAGCTCAATCGCTCGCGCCCGGCTCGCTTGATCCTGGACACCGGGGCCTCGTACACGATCCTCTCTCGGGCCGTGGCGCTGGATCTCGGTCTGTTTTCCGATGCCCACACGGCCACCGTCACGCTCAATACGGTCGGTGGTCCGGTGCAGGCGGATGTGGTTCGCGTGGAATCCATTCGCGTGGCTGAAGCCGAGGTGCGGAACAGCCTGGCGGCGATCTATGACTTACCCGATGCGCCGGAAGGCGTCGAGGGCTTGCTGGGCTTAAGTTTTCTACGCCAGTTCGAAGTCACCCTTGATGCCGTCCAAGGCCAGTTACGACTGGGAGCGCGGCGGCAAGGAGTAACACCGAGGATCAATGAAGGCAGAGAGGAAATTGGCCCATGA
- a CDS encoding PilZ domain-containing protein, producing the protein MEQRQCPRFPVRFRSSFTSANVVGGEGSLIDLSIRGCRVDSSVTVMTGTTLELRIHAIEHEPPIAVDQAIVRWSRNHQFGVEFMSLQPDEWARLQHIVKELAQEPYVKRAAENASSA; encoded by the coding sequence ATGGAGCAGCGGCAGTGTCCGCGGTTTCCGGTGCGGTTTCGGAGTTCGTTTACGTCCGCCAACGTGGTCGGCGGGGAGGGGAGCCTGATCGACCTCTCGATCCGCGGCTGTCGCGTAGACAGCAGCGTGACGGTCATGACCGGGACGACATTGGAATTGCGCATCCACGCCATCGAGCATGAACCGCCGATCGCCGTGGATCAAGCGATCGTTCGATGGTCGAGGAACCACCAGTTCGGCGTGGAGTTCATGAGCCTGCAGCCCGACGAATGGGCCCGTCTCCAGCACATCGTCAAGGAATTGGCGCAGGAGCCCTATGTGAAGAGGGCGGCGGAAAACGCCTCATCGGCGTGA